One uncultured Fibrobacter sp. DNA segment encodes these proteins:
- a CDS encoding MotA/TolQ/ExbB proton channel family protein, translating to MNYILDFIQQGGVIAYVLVAMNFVGYSIIVWKIISLILFNRSIRKRLPSKILHRVVTHNTDHHIIIESIRTEIALAFSPLQKGMTTIENIASISPLLGLLGTVFGIFNAFSVIAVSGLSDAGAFATGIKLALITTVIGLVVAIPHVISFNYLNARMESEQDNVENDVLLQLGRILKEKDHRRATHSINEDA from the coding sequence ATGAACTACATCTTAGACTTTATCCAACAGGGCGGCGTTATCGCCTACGTTCTCGTAGCCATGAATTTTGTAGGCTACTCCATCATCGTGTGGAAAATCATTTCGCTGATTCTTTTTAACAGGAGCATTCGCAAACGACTCCCATCCAAAATTTTACATCGCGTAGTGACGCACAATACCGATCACCACATCATTATCGAAAGCATCCGCACCGAAATCGCGCTCGCATTTTCTCCATTACAAAAGGGAATGACCACGATTGAAAACATCGCAAGCATTTCTCCGCTACTCGGCCTCTTGGGCACTGTTTTCGGCATCTTCAACGCATTCAGCGTCATTGCCGTTTCTGGCCTTTCTGACGCAGGCGCTTTTGCCACCGGCATCAAGCTTGCCCTCATCACGACCGTGATTGGCCTTGTGGTTGCCATTCCGCACGTCATTTCGTTCAACTACCTGAATGCCCGCATGGAATCGGAGCAGGACAATGTGGAAAACGATGTACTTTTGCAACTGGGCCGCATTCTGAAGGAAAAGGACCACAGACGCGCCACGCATTCTATAAACGAGGATGCGTAA
- a CDS encoding biopolymer transporter ExbD: MAKRTRRIRPDMTPLIDCVFLLLVFFLVTSVFKQDESVLKLILPETQSEVKRDTPEGLYIELSETELAFNGQRGTPDELREKAATVQNKKSPVAIKIDKGTTYERIAVILDILQVQKLYNIQLINEMESAE, from the coding sequence ATGGCAAAGCGAACCCGCCGAATCCGCCCCGACATGACGCCGCTGATTGACTGCGTTTTCTTGCTGCTCGTATTTTTCCTAGTAACTTCCGTCTTCAAGCAAGACGAATCCGTGCTCAAGCTGATTTTGCCCGAAACGCAGAGCGAAGTCAAGCGCGACACGCCCGAGGGCCTGTACATCGAGCTTTCCGAAACAGAACTCGCCTTTAATGGCCAGCGTGGCACGCCCGACGAACTTCGCGAAAAAGCCGCTACGGTACAGAATAAGAAATCCCCTGTCGCCATCAAAATCGACAAGGGCACCACTTACGAACGCATCGCTGTCATCCTCGATATTTTACAGGTGCAAAAACTGTACAACATCCAGCTGATTAACGAGATGGAAAGCGCTGAATAA
- a CDS encoding TonB-dependent receptor plug domain-containing protein has translation MNMKTSLLRVAMGSLLLGGFLHLSFAQESVQDLGSSVVQADLPSKAILEGLREDDDLKDQKLNRSLATTIAETIKNEPDVAIRSMGPAAARPVIKGLSGNHVELIEDGVFCGDMSATSPDHAVASEVLTALRLRVLRGPHILRHSYSAAGGVVQVERNDIPFDDSVFHGYIADYVESAQPGFATAVGANASVKELSLKGELSARRMGNMETPDGILDNTEIKNSSGAVGAAYGLGRFKFGTSYRWFNSDYGIPGGFIGGHPNGVDIELLKRDLTLRGLYLPASAISDTLDVTLRMNQYHHKELEGETVGAEFAVNQENLRLEKFMANLGPLFGLRIGAETEIRSVKMGGYVFTPPTRSYNAALFAMASTNGWQGLEISLSARVGASIFKPRESVVADKNSIDERTFGLWAFDVEFSQRVGVGKFLTFDAFRTTRAPTIEELYNQGPHLAAYTYERGSHKLDAESGYGSELEYRSYGDWFTWRAITHATYFLNYLAPRATGDTNWSQLLPIYQVQGDRALLFGASSSVETSAERGVYSLASASYVRGVLRDGDWGNMPQIPPFKFHGELGYIWDGLRTSAYTDFALAQRFVDRYEGSTPGYITFGLLAEIYWELELARYTIVFRVDNLFDSDVRNHLSRLKSVMPEKGRNFSVLAKAEF, from the coding sequence ATGAACATGAAGACTAGCCTTTTGAGGGTAGCCATGGGGAGCCTCCTTTTGGGAGGCTTCCTTCATCTTTCTTTTGCACAGGAATCTGTACAGGATTTGGGAAGTTCTGTAGTGCAAGCTGATTTGCCTTCGAAAGCCATTTTGGAAGGACTCCGCGAAGACGATGATTTAAAAGACCAAAAACTGAATCGTTCCTTGGCAACGACCATTGCCGAAACAATCAAGAACGAGCCCGACGTTGCGATTCGTTCAATGGGCCCTGCTGCAGCACGACCTGTCATCAAGGGACTTTCGGGAAACCATGTTGAATTGATCGAAGATGGTGTATTTTGCGGTGACATGAGCGCCACGTCGCCCGACCACGCCGTTGCATCGGAAGTTCTTACTGCGCTCCGACTTCGTGTGTTGCGCGGTCCTCATATTTTACGACATAGTTATTCTGCAGCGGGCGGAGTTGTACAAGTAGAGCGCAACGATATTCCCTTCGATGATTCTGTTTTCCATGGTTACATCGCCGATTATGTTGAAAGTGCTCAACCGGGCTTTGCAACAGCCGTCGGCGCAAATGCGTCGGTGAAGGAATTGTCCCTCAAGGGCGAACTTTCTGCACGCCGAATGGGCAATATGGAAACTCCCGATGGGATACTTGACAACACCGAAATCAAGAATAGTAGTGGAGCGGTGGGTGCAGCTTATGGACTCGGACGCTTTAAATTTGGAACATCTTATCGCTGGTTCAATAGCGACTATGGTATTCCTGGAGGCTTTATCGGCGGTCACCCTAATGGAGTGGATATCGAACTTTTAAAACGAGATCTCACGCTTCGCGGATTGTATTTGCCTGCGTCTGCAATAAGCGATACGTTAGATGTAACTTTACGCATGAATCAGTATCACCACAAAGAACTAGAAGGAGAAACCGTGGGGGCTGAGTTTGCTGTGAATCAGGAAAATCTTCGCTTGGAAAAGTTCATGGCAAATCTTGGCCCCCTTTTCGGTTTGCGAATTGGGGCCGAAACTGAAATTCGTTCTGTCAAAATGGGCGGCTACGTGTTTACTCCACCGACTCGTTCGTATAATGCCGCCCTATTTGCAATGGCAAGTACAAATGGGTGGCAAGGTCTTGAAATATCGTTGTCTGCAAGAGTTGGTGCTTCTATTTTCAAACCGCGCGAAAGTGTTGTTGCCGATAAAAATTCCATTGATGAACGTACTTTTGGATTATGGGCATTTGATGTCGAGTTCTCGCAGCGTGTAGGTGTCGGAAAGTTCCTCACCTTTGATGCTTTCAGGACGACGCGTGCCCCGACAATCGAGGAACTCTATAATCAAGGCCCACATCTTGCCGCTTATACTTACGAACGCGGATCTCACAAACTAGATGCTGAAAGCGGCTACGGTAGCGAATTGGAATATCGCTCTTATGGGGATTGGTTTACATGGCGTGCCATAACCCATGCAACTTATTTCTTGAATTACCTTGCGCCTCGTGCTACAGGAGACACCAACTGGTCGCAGTTGCTCCCCATTTATCAGGTGCAAGGGGATAGGGCTTTACTTTTCGGTGCAAGTTCATCTGTTGAGACTTCTGCAGAGCGCGGAGTCTACTCATTGGCAAGTGCAAGCTATGTGCGGGGTGTTCTCCGCGATGGCGACTGGGGAAATATGCCGCAGATTCCACCATTCAAGTTCCATGGGGAGTTAGGCTATATCTGGGATGGTTTGCGCACTTCTGCATACACGGATTTCGCGCTGGCGCAGAGGTTTGTGGATCGCTATGAAGGTTCAACTCCTGGCTACATTACCTTCGGGCTTTTGGCTGAAATCTATTGGGAACTTGAGTTAGCTCGTTATACAATTGTCTTTCGTGTTGATAATCTTTTTGATTCTGATGTACGCAACCATCTTTCTCGTTTGAAATCGGTAATGCCCGAAAAAGGGCGTAATTTCAGTGTCCTTGCCAAGGCAGAATTCTAG
- a CDS encoding metal ABC transporter permease, with amino-acid sequence MPELIEKLSFYLEFPFVRYAIIVGVLVSLCSSLLGVTLVLKRYSYIGDGLSHVAFGALAVASVLKVTNNMFIILPVTIAVAVLLLCTGKNARIKGDAAVAMVSVGALAIGYLLMNVFSTSANISGDVCTTLFGSTSILTLRAEEVILCVVLSCIVLFVFVLFYHKIFAITFDENFAQATGVNTTVFNLLIAVIVAVIIVLAMNLVGALLVSALVVFPSLSAMRVFKSFRAVTMAAAVISVVCSLIGIVIAILAGTPVGSTIVAADIVTFGLFYSISLIQGREA; translated from the coding sequence ATGCCTGAACTTATAGAAAAACTTTCGTTCTACCTGGAATTTCCTTTTGTGCGCTACGCGATTATCGTGGGTGTGCTGGTTTCCCTTTGTTCGTCGTTGTTGGGCGTGACTCTCGTTCTCAAGCGTTACTCCTATATCGGCGACGGGCTTTCGCATGTGGCTTTCGGCGCACTTGCTGTCGCTTCTGTGCTGAAGGTGACGAATAACATGTTTATCATCTTGCCGGTGACAATTGCCGTGGCGGTACTTTTGCTCTGTACGGGCAAGAATGCGCGCATCAAGGGGGATGCGGCTGTCGCTATGGTGTCGGTGGGGGCGCTTGCTATCGGTTACTTGTTGATGAATGTGTTTTCTACGTCGGCGAATATTTCGGGTGACGTTTGTACGACTCTTTTCGGTTCAACGTCCATCCTCACGCTCCGTGCAGAAGAGGTGATTCTCTGCGTGGTACTTTCTTGCATTGTACTTTTTGTATTTGTGCTGTTCTATCACAAGATTTTCGCTATCACGTTCGATGAAAATTTTGCGCAGGCGACGGGAGTCAATACAACTGTTTTCAATTTATTGATTGCGGTGATTGTGGCTGTCATCATCGTGCTTGCCATGAACCTGGTGGGCGCTTTGCTGGTGTCGGCTTTGGTGGTGTTCCCTTCGCTCTCTGCAATGCGTGTGTTCAAAAGTTTCCGTGCGGTGACGATGGCGGCAGCCGTGATTTCGGTTGTATGCTCGCTGATTGGTATCGTTATTGCCATCCTTGCGGGGACTCCCGTGGGTTCGACGATTGTTGCGGCAGATATTGTAACGTTCGGCTTGTTTTATTCAATTAGCCTGATCCAAGGCCGGGAAGCTTGA
- a CDS encoding ATP-binding cassette domain-containing protein, producing the protein MIGEDGQNKLLKCRQLTLGYGSKDLVRDLDYDVNVGDYLCIVGRNGSGKTTFLRGLAGLLKPKSGSIELCDGLRRSQIGYLPQMTLVQKDFPASVEEIVLSAFQGKHRLLPFYRAAHREAAMEAMALTRTESLAKSCFRELSGGQKQRVLLARALCAAERLLLLDEPVTGLDPESAETMYRIIKDLHQKGMTVVMVTHDVDTALGDASRVMDFNTISVKGK; encoded by the coding sequence ATGATTGGTGAAGATGGACAAAATAAGTTGCTCAAGTGTCGCCAGTTGACTCTCGGTTACGGGAGCAAGGATCTTGTTCGCGACCTGGACTACGATGTGAACGTAGGTGATTACCTGTGTATCGTGGGTCGCAACGGTTCCGGGAAGACGACTTTTTTGCGGGGGCTTGCGGGTCTGCTTAAGCCGAAATCGGGTAGCATTGAACTTTGCGACGGCTTGCGCCGTAGTCAAATTGGTTACTTGCCGCAGATGACGCTTGTTCAGAAGGATTTCCCGGCTTCGGTCGAAGAAATCGTGTTGTCGGCTTTCCAGGGAAAGCATCGATTGTTGCCATTCTACAGGGCGGCGCACCGGGAAGCCGCCATGGAGGCCATGGCGCTTACCCGGACCGAAAGCCTCGCGAAGTCTTGCTTCCGCGAGCTTTCGGGAGGGCAGAAGCAGCGCGTGCTCTTGGCTCGTGCCCTCTGCGCCGCCGAGCGCCTGCTTTTGCTTGATGAACCGGTGACAGGCCTTGACCCAGAATCTGCCGAGACGATGTACCGCATTATCAAGGACCTGCATCAGAAGGGTATGACCGTCGTCATGGTAACCCATGATGTGGATACAGCTCTAGGGGATGCCTCCCGTGTGATGGATTTCAACACAATCTCCGTCAAAGGAAAGTAA
- a CDS encoding metal ABC transporter substrate-binding protein produces MKKFAFFAALAAVLLLVGCGLESGKKDSENKKVSIVATIYPQYDWLKNVLGDRLGAVDLKLLIKNGTDLHSYKPSAQDIASIASTDMVVYVGGESDEWIKKALEATPKAGRVQLNLMQALGDRVKEEEVVEGMQAEEEHEHGEEHAEEHHHEHGEEHAEEAENDEHIWLSLKNAEILVNALAESLAKVDAANAATYKANASAYVAKLQELDGNFAAAISGAEGKTVLFGDRFPFRYLVDDYGIKYYAAFVGCSAESEASFETVAFLAGKMDSLSLPAIFKIDGSNGKIAQAILEASKKSKNAQVLTLNSMQSVTDEQIKSGMDYLSMMLSNLEVLKKAIK; encoded by the coding sequence ATGAAAAAGTTTGCATTTTTTGCAGCTCTAGCGGCAGTACTCCTGCTCGTTGGTTGCGGTTTGGAATCTGGAAAGAAGGATTCTGAAAATAAAAAGGTATCCATCGTAGCGACAATTTATCCGCAGTACGATTGGTTGAAAAATGTCCTGGGAGACCGTTTGGGTGCGGTAGACCTTAAGTTGCTTATCAAGAACGGCACGGATTTGCACAGCTACAAGCCTTCGGCACAAGATATTGCCTCCATCGCAAGTACCGACATGGTTGTGTATGTGGGTGGGGAATCCGACGAATGGATCAAGAAGGCCCTTGAGGCAACCCCGAAGGCTGGCCGCGTGCAGTTGAACTTGATGCAGGCTCTGGGTGACCGCGTCAAGGAAGAAGAAGTCGTGGAAGGCATGCAGGCCGAAGAGGAACACGAGCATGGTGAAGAGCACGCCGAGGAACACCACCACGAACATGGCGAAGAGCACGCTGAGGAGGCGGAAAACGATGAGCATATCTGGCTCTCGCTGAAGAACGCCGAAATTCTGGTGAATGCTCTTGCTGAATCGCTTGCGAAGGTGGATGCTGCAAATGCTGCGACCTACAAGGCGAATGCTTCTGCTTATGTTGCGAAACTTCAGGAACTGGATGGAAACTTTGCTGCCGCCATTTCGGGGGCCGAAGGCAAGACTGTTTTGTTTGGCGACCGTTTTCCGTTTCGTTATTTGGTGGATGATTATGGCATTAAGTATTATGCCGCGTTTGTTGGCTGTTCCGCCGAGAGCGAGGCGAGCTTTGAAACGGTCGCGTTCCTTGCGGGGAAGATGGATTCGTTATCGTTGCCTGCAATCTTCAAGATTGACGGAAGTAATGGCAAAATTGCACAGGCTATCCTTGAGGCGAGTAAGAAATCGAAGAATGCCCAGGTGCTGACGCTGAACTCAATGCAGTCGGTGACGGATGAACAGATAAAATCCGGCATGGACTACCTTTCGATGATGCTGTCAAATCTCGAAGTTCTGAAGAAAGCGATTAAATAA
- a CDS encoding transcriptional repressor: MQIRFDDELQRNRQLTMEYKTQTRQMIMDFMAENPDRIFMASEIAKSLSEVSLSTIYRNLSRLEKAGMIQIVGAAENNELQYRYTGPGRCEEKMHLVCKECGKFFHLEGPALKVLQLSVQRSGFELDQKQSVLLGRCAGCSRRRHG; encoded by the coding sequence ATGCAAATTCGTTTTGATGACGAATTGCAGCGAAATCGACAACTGACTATGGAATACAAGACGCAAACACGACAGATGATTATGGATTTCATGGCCGAAAATCCCGACCGGATTTTTATGGCCTCTGAAATTGCCAAAAGTTTGTCCGAGGTTTCGCTCAGCACCATATATAGGAACCTGTCCCGTCTCGAAAAGGCGGGGATGATTCAGATTGTCGGTGCTGCTGAAAATAATGAATTGCAGTACCGTTATACGGGTCCGGGTCGCTGCGAAGAAAAAATGCACTTGGTTTGCAAGGAATGTGGTAAGTTCTTCCACCTCGAAGGCCCTGCGCTCAAGGTGCTGCAACTTTCTGTCCAACGCAGCGGATTTGAATTGGATCAGAAGCAATCTGTGTTGCTCGGCCGTTGTGCTGGTTGTTCGCGGAGGCGTCATGGTTAA
- the carB gene encoding carbamoyl-phosphate synthase large subunit, whose translation MPKRTDIKKIMLIGSGPIVIGQGCEFDYSGVQACKVLRREGYEVVLVNSNPATIMTDPEMADRTYIEPLSVDILHEIIRRERPDALLPTLGGQTALNLAMELNERGILDRYQVELIGAKAESIQRAEDRHLFKEAMLKIGLDLPRSGSAHSMSEATAIAHTIGSWPLIIRPGFTLGGTGGGIAHNEEEFETIVNRGLDASLNNEVLIEESLLGWKEFEMEVMRDKKGNAVIVCSIENLDPMGVHTGDSITVAPIQSLDDRAYQAMRDDSLKVMEAIGVETGGSNVQWAIQPETGRRIIIEMNPRVSRSSALASKATGFPIAKIAALLAVGYTLDELRNDITQTTPSCFEPALDYVVVKVPRFTFEKFPKADSTLGTQMKSVGEAMAIGTNFKQAMQKALRSLETGFGGFGACAKCEKFKEYDDETLAKEVARPSAERIFVLHEALRRKWGVEKLYEITKIDRYFLRHLEELALYEDEILSAGSLENLAKDLPLFRQAKELGYSDIQIGYLFHKTPEEVMAVRKQIGLVPSYYSVDTCAGEFEAITPYYYSCYAENSEPVREIPGHGHKKRIMVLGGGPNRIGQGIEFDYCCCHAAFTLRREGYEVIMVNSNPETVSTDYDTSDKLYFEPLTLEDVMGIYEREKCAGVIVQFGGQTPLNLAMRLKKAGANVVGTSPEDIDLAEDRDFFKQLVDKVGIKQAESGIAHNVEEALAIVEKIGYPVLVRPSFVLGGRGMVIVYKEKYLRKFVEEAAAIGEGKPILIDRFLEDATELDVDCISDGKHTVVGAIMEHVEPAGIHSGDSASVIPPMTLSKEIQDKVRAYAKEFAKELHVVGLMNMQLAVKDGELYMIEVNPRASRTVPFVSKSIGVPLASYASRCMLGETLEQIGFTEEVHVPYVSVKEAVFPFVKFPGVDITLSPEMKSTGEVMSIDRDRGLAYLKSQLASGNKVPSQGNIFVSLKDEDKQKAVPLIRQLVNLGYELYATRGTSTMLYNEGIKTRAVFRISRGRPNLLDLIHDKEVQWIVNTTETGAEAMVDEIQMRSKAVVSGIPITTTIAALTSTVEGLMDKHDFGRFEVCSLQEYHRHVKK comes from the coding sequence ATGCCTAAGCGTACCGACATCAAGAAGATTATGCTCATTGGCTCCGGCCCGATCGTGATTGGCCAGGGCTGCGAATTCGACTACTCCGGCGTGCAAGCCTGTAAGGTGCTCCGCCGCGAAGGCTACGAAGTGGTGCTCGTGAACTCCAACCCGGCCACCATCATGACCGACCCCGAAATGGCCGACCGCACCTACATCGAGCCGCTGAGCGTCGATATTCTGCACGAAATCATCCGTCGCGAACGCCCGGACGCTTTGCTCCCGACTCTCGGTGGCCAGACGGCTCTCAACCTCGCGATGGAACTCAATGAACGCGGCATTTTGGACCGCTACCAAGTGGAACTCATCGGCGCGAAGGCCGAATCCATCCAGCGCGCCGAAGACCGTCACCTGTTCAAGGAAGCCATGCTCAAGATCGGGCTTGACCTCCCCCGCTCCGGTTCTGCACACTCCATGAGCGAAGCTACCGCTATCGCCCACACCATCGGAAGCTGGCCGCTCATCATCCGTCCGGGCTTCACCCTCGGTGGTACCGGCGGCGGTATCGCCCACAACGAAGAAGAATTCGAGACCATCGTGAACCGCGGTCTTGACGCCTCGCTCAACAACGAAGTCCTTATCGAAGAATCGCTGCTTGGCTGGAAAGAATTCGAAATGGAAGTCATGCGCGACAAGAAGGGCAATGCCGTTATCGTCTGCTCCATCGAAAACCTCGACCCCATGGGCGTGCACACCGGCGACTCCATCACCGTCGCCCCGATCCAGAGCCTCGATGACCGCGCCTACCAGGCCATGCGTGACGACTCCCTGAAGGTCATGGAAGCCATCGGCGTGGAAACCGGTGGATCCAACGTTCAGTGGGCTATTCAGCCTGAAACCGGCCGCCGCATCATCATCGAAATGAACCCCCGCGTGAGCCGTTCTTCCGCACTCGCCTCCAAGGCGACGGGCTTCCCCATCGCCAAGATTGCAGCATTGCTCGCCGTGGGTTACACGCTCGACGAACTCCGCAACGACATTACGCAGACGACCCCGAGCTGCTTTGAACCGGCTCTCGACTACGTTGTCGTGAAGGTTCCGCGCTTCACGTTCGAAAAGTTCCCGAAGGCAGATTCCACGCTCGGCACCCAGATGAAGTCCGTGGGCGAAGCGATGGCCATCGGTACCAACTTCAAGCAGGCCATGCAGAAGGCGCTGCGCTCCCTCGAAACGGGATTCGGCGGATTCGGCGCCTGCGCCAAGTGCGAAAAGTTCAAGGAATACGACGACGAAACGCTCGCCAAGGAAGTCGCCCGCCCGAGCGCCGAACGCATCTTCGTGCTGCACGAAGCACTGCGCCGCAAGTGGGGCGTCGAGAAGTTGTACGAAATCACGAAAATTGACCGCTATTTCCTCCGCCACCTCGAAGAACTCGCCCTCTACGAAGACGAAATCCTTTCCGCAGGCTCTCTCGAAAACCTCGCGAAGGACCTGCCGCTCTTCCGCCAGGCCAAGGAACTCGGCTACAGCGATATCCAGATTGGCTACCTGTTCCACAAGACTCCCGAAGAGGTTATGGCGGTGCGCAAGCAGATTGGCCTTGTTCCGAGCTACTACTCCGTCGATACATGCGCCGGCGAATTCGAAGCCATCACGCCGTATTACTACAGTTGCTATGCTGAAAATTCCGAACCGGTTCGCGAAATTCCGGGTCACGGACACAAGAAGCGCATCATGGTGCTGGGCGGCGGCCCGAACCGAATAGGTCAGGGTATCGAATTCGACTACTGCTGCTGCCACGCCGCCTTTACGCTGCGCCGCGAAGGCTACGAAGTCATCATGGTGAACTCGAACCCCGAAACGGTTTCCACCGACTACGACACTTCGGACAAACTCTACTTCGAGCCGCTCACGCTCGAAGACGTGATGGGCATTTACGAACGCGAAAAGTGCGCGGGCGTCATCGTGCAATTCGGCGGCCAAACTCCGCTGAACCTCGCCATGCGCCTCAAGAAGGCCGGTGCAAATGTGGTCGGTACAAGCCCCGAAGACATCGACCTCGCCGAAGACCGCGACTTCTTCAAGCAACTGGTTGACAAGGTCGGCATCAAGCAGGCCGAAAGCGGCATCGCCCACAACGTGGAAGAAGCCCTCGCCATCGTCGAGAAAATCGGCTACCCCGTTTTGGTGCGCCCGAGCTTCGTTCTCGGCGGCCGCGGCATGGTGATTGTCTACAAGGAAAAGTACCTCCGCAAGTTCGTGGAAGAAGCCGCCGCCATTGGCGAAGGCAAGCCGATTCTTATCGACCGCTTCCTCGAAGACGCTACCGAACTCGACGTGGACTGCATCAGCGACGGCAAGCATACCGTCGTGGGTGCTATCATGGAACACGTGGAACCCGCAGGCATCCACTCCGGCGACTCCGCAAGCGTCATCCCGCCCATGACGCTCTCCAAGGAAATCCAGGACAAGGTTCGCGCCTACGCCAAGGAATTCGCAAAGGAACTCCACGTTGTTGGCCTCATGAACATGCAGCTCGCCGTGAAGGATGGCGAACTCTACATGATCGAAGTGAACCCGCGCGCCTCCCGCACAGTGCCGTTCGTCTCCAAGTCCATCGGCGTTCCGCTTGCAAGCTACGCAAGCCGCTGCATGCTCGGCGAAACCCTCGAACAGATTGGCTTTACCGAAGAAGTCCACGTGCCTTACGTGAGCGTCAAGGAAGCCGTGTTCCCGTTCGTCAAGTTCCCGGGTGTCGACATCACGCTTTCTCCGGAAATGAAGTCCACCGGCGAAGTCATGAGCATCGATCGCGACCGCGGCCTTGCCTACCTCAAGAGCCAGCTGGCATCGGGCAACAAGGTCCCGAGCCAGGGCAACATCTTCGTCTCGCTCAAGGACGAAGACAAGCAGAAGGCCGTCCCGCTCATCCGCCAGCTTGTGAACCTCGGTTACGAACTGTACGCGACCCGCGGCACCTCTACGATGCTCTACAACGAAGGCATCAAGACCCGCGCCGTGTTCCGCATCTCCCGTGGCCGCCCGAACCTGCTCGACCTTATCCACGATAAGGAAGTGCAGTGGATCGTGAACACCACCGAAACCGGCGCCGAAGCCATGGTCGATGAAATCCAGATGCGCTCCAAGGCGGTCGTCTCCGGCATTCCTATCACCACGACCATCGCCGCCCTCACCTCCACCGTCGAAGGCCTCATGGACAAACACGACTTCGGAAGATTCGAAGTGTGCAGTCTCCAAGAATATCATCGCCACGTGAAGAAGTAA
- a CDS encoding Rpn family recombination-promoting nuclease/putative transposase, whose amino-acid sequence MEANHIPFEQLPITNRFMFALVFSHKHIAKPFLEALLGFKIFDLQEPEPEKSTESSPFNKGVRYDVFVKEQGPKGEITRTFDIEMQIEDTHELPKRARYYQALCDSEALNKGESYRNLKEQYIIFICPDDIFKQGRAVYRFMNLEKGHSEHELGDLCFKNFYIFSKYKDVAEQSVKEYLEYFATNKATSKETKDIERQRQWYLSDNETRKRYMTWQQEIDEAVYLERERANAAERRADEAESRADKAESRADEAESRANEAKSRADEAISRAEKYEKILKEHGLL is encoded by the coding sequence ATGGAAGCGAATCACATCCCGTTCGAACAGCTGCCCATCACGAACCGCTTCATGTTCGCTTTGGTGTTCAGCCACAAGCACATTGCAAAGCCTTTCCTAGAGGCCCTTCTCGGATTCAAGATTTTTGATTTGCAGGAACCGGAGCCAGAGAAAAGTACCGAAAGCAGCCCCTTTAACAAAGGTGTTCGCTACGATGTATTCGTAAAGGAACAGGGGCCCAAAGGCGAAATTACACGTACATTTGACATCGAAATGCAGATAGAAGATACTCACGAACTTCCGAAACGGGCCCGATACTATCAAGCACTGTGCGACTCAGAAGCCTTGAACAAAGGCGAATCCTATCGAAACCTCAAGGAACAATACATCATATTCATCTGCCCCGACGACATTTTCAAGCAAGGCCGAGCTGTTTACAGGTTCATGAATTTGGAAAAAGGTCATTCTGAGCATGAATTGGGCGACCTGTGCTTCAAAAATTTTTATATATTCAGTAAGTATAAGGATGTTGCCGAGCAGTCGGTTAAGGAATATCTTGAATACTTTGCGACCAACAAGGCTACGTCCAAGGAAACAAAGGACATTGAACGCCAACGGCAATGGTATCTGTCGGACAACGAAACAAGGAAGCGCTATATGACTTGGCAGCAAGAAATTGACGAAGCCGTATATCTAGAGCGCGAACGCGCCAATGCGGCAGAACGCCGCGCCGACGAGGCAGAATCCCGCGCAGACAAAGCGGAGTCCCGTGCCGACGAGGCGGAGTCCCGTGCCAACGAAGCAAAATCTCGTGCCGACGAAGCAATATCTCGAGCCGAAAAGTATGAGAAAATTCTCAAGGAGCATGGCCTTCTTTAA
- a CDS encoding alanine-zipper protein — protein MTWQQEIDEAVYLERERANAAERRADEAKRRADEAKRRADEAKRRADEAESRADRYEKILREHGLL, from the coding sequence ATGACTTGGCAGCAGGAAATTGACGAAGCCGTATATCTAGAGCGCGAACGCGCCAATGCGGCAGAACGCCGTGCCGACGAAGCAAAACGCCGTGCCGACGAAGCAAAGCGCCGCGCCGACGAAGCAAAGCGCCGCGCCGACGAAGCAGAATCTCGTGCCGATAGGTATGAAAAGATTCTTAGGGAGCACGGCCTTCTTTAA